Within the Enterobacter bugandensis genome, the region GCTTCAGCCCGCTGTTCGCGGTGCTGGCAATCTTCGACCTGATGGGCGCGGTGGTTATCTGGACGGTGCTGAAAAGCAAATCCGCAGAGGAGCTGGCGAAAGAGTCTCTCGGGCGACCGGCTACGCAGAGTTAGCGAAAATGCGTTTCACCGAAGCCGCCCCCGGGCGGCTTTTTTAATGGCAAAATCTGGAGAGTATTCCGTGAAAGTGGTATAACAAATCATCTGCCGTACCCTGCCTGGAGCGCATATGGAAATCACCGAACCACGTCGTTTATATCAACAACTTGCTGCCGAGCTGAAAGATCGCATCGAGCAAGGAGTCTATCTTGTCGGTGATAAACTTCCCGCCGAGCGCTTTATCGCGGATGAAAAAAGCGTAAGCCGAACCGTGGTGCGCGAAGCGATTATCATGCTGGAAGTGGAAGGCTACGTTGAGGTACGCAAAGGTTCCGGCATTCACGTTATTTCTAATCAGCCTAAACACTCTCCGGTGGCGGATGAAAGTCTTGAATTCGCCAGCTACGGTCCGTTTGAGCTGCTCCAGGCTCGCCAGCTGATCGAAAGCAATATTGCCGAATTTGCCGCCACGCAGGTGACCAAGCAGGACATCATGAAGCTGATGGAGATCCAGGAGAACGCTCGCAAGGAAAAATGTTTCCGTGATTCCGAGTGGGACCTGCAGTTTCACGTTCAGGTCGCCCTGGCAACCCAAAATACAGCGCTGGCGGCAATCGTTGAGAAAATGTGGACTCAGCGCGTTCACAACCCGTACTGGAAAAAACTGCACGATCATATTGATTCGCGTACCGTGGACAACTGGTGTGACGACCACGATCAAATTCTTAAGGCGCTGATTCGTAAAGATCCCCACGCCGCGAAGCTCGCCATGTGGCAGCACCTGGAAAACACCAAGCAGATGCTCTTCAATGAAACCAGTGACGACTTCGAATTTAACGCTGACCGTTATCTTTTTGCCGATAATCCTGTCGTTCATCTCGATACGGCCCCGAGCGGCGCAAAATAGGCGACCTTTCTACCGGCAGGCGCTTCGCTGCGCCTCCCCGCCTGAATGGGTAAGCAAAACATATATAGTGTCAGCCTTTGTAAAATCCCTCGCTCACTTTCAGGGCTTACGCCAAAATCACCTCACCCTGCAAATTCTGTGACGCAGAACGTTGGGCTTTGTTACAATTGGATTCACTTCGTTATTTTGAAAGTTAGTGCTTGCTAACCAGCCAATTAACAGGGAACAGTGTTGGCCACACCGCAATGTGTCCGCGAGCGACCATAATGAAATCACAACAATGTCGCCGTGCTGTTTGTCCCGGATAACAGGCGAGACGTTAACCGATTTCCAGGAACACTGAATGGAACTTTTGACCCAACTGCTGCATGCCCTTTGGGCGCAGGATTTTGAAACGCTGGCCAACCCTTCCATGATTGGCATGCTCTATTTTGTCTTGTTTATGATTCTGTTCCTTGAGAATGGTTTGCTGCCTGCAGCCTTCTTGCCGGGCGACAGTTTGCTGGTGCTTGTCGGCGTGCTGTGTGCTAAAGGCGCAATGGCGTTCCCGCAAACCATTTTATTACTGACCGTCGCGGCCAGCCTTGGCTGCTGGGTGAGCTATATCCAGGGAAGATGGCTGGGCAATACCCGAATAGTACAGAACTGGCTTTCCCATCTGCCTGCGCACTATCACCAGCGGGCACACCACCTGTTCCATAAGCATGGGCTTTCCGCGCTGCTGATTGGCCGCTTTATCGCGTTTGTGCGCACCCTGCTGCCCACCATTGCCGGGCTGTCCGGGTTGAGCAGCGCACGCTTCCAGTTCTTCAACTGGATGAGCGGCCTGTTATGGGTTCTGATCCTGACGACGCTGGGCTATGCGCTGGGTAAGACGCCGGTCTTCATGAAATATGAAGATCAGCTGATGTCCTGCCTGATGCTGCTGCCTGTTGTTCTGCTGGTCTTCGGCCTGATCGGCTCGCTGGTTGTCCTGTGGAAGAAAAAATACGGAGCGCGAGGTTAACGATGGTTATCTCACCGCTCGCCATGCGCCGCTTTGCCTGTGCCTTTATTGCACTGGTGATGCTCAGTGCCGTACTGCTGGCCTGGAACACGCTTTCACATCAGGACGCTACGCTGGCCATTCGCCCGGTAAACCAGGGGGGCGGTGTGCCTGACGGTTTTTCTGTCTGGCATCATCTGGATGCAAACGGCATCCGCTTTAAAAGCATCACCCCGCAGGACGATGTTTTACTGATTAAGTTTGATTCCCGTGCGCAGAGCGCTGCCGCGAAAGCGGTTCTTGACCGTACGCTGCCGCACGGCTATATCATTGCCCAGCAGGAAGATGACAACCCGCCAGCCGCGTGGTTATCATTGATTCGCGATACGTCGCATCGGTTTGGATAACTTCCTGGATTCCGAATCTTTTCACTCACTTTGGTGAATCCCCCGTTTACTTACTATGCTTAAGTACGCGGAGCACCCCTCGAATGTACTCCGCATCATTTTGGATAGCGGCTAACCCCGCAACACAATGGAAGGTTTCGATAATGAAATTCCGCATGACCCTGGCTCTGGCCCTTTTTTCTTTAAGCACAACGACCTTCGCAAACTCTCTCTGTCAGGAGAAAGAACAGGATATTCAGCGTGAGATCGGTTATGCCGAAAAGCATAACAATCAGCACCGTGTTGATGGTCTCAAAAAAGCGCTGAGCGAAGTGAAAGCGAACTGTTCAGACAGCAAGCTGCGTGCCGATCACCAAAAGAAAATCGCTGAACAGAAGGACGAGATAGCCGAGCGCCGTCAAGACCTGCAGGAAGCGAAAGAGAAAGGGGATGCGGAAAAAATTGCTAAGCGCGAGAAGAAGTTGAAAGAGGCGCAGGACGACCTGAAAGCGCTGGAAGCTCGCGATTATTGAGTTAACGGAAATCTCAACAGGAGAGAATCATGTCAAAAGATACGACGTCTGAACATCTGCGCGCTGAACTGAAATCCCTGGCCGATACCCTTGAAGAGGTGCTGAACTCCTCTGCCGATAAGTCGAAAGAAGAAGTAAGCAAGCTGCGCAGCAAAGCGGAGCAGGCGCTGAAAGAGAGCCGCTACCGCCTGGGTGAAACCGGTGATGCACTGGCGAAACAGACCCGTGAAGCGGCTGCGCGTGCAGATGAATATGTGCGCGACAATCCATGGACGGGAGTTGGTATTGGTGCCGCAGTGGGTGTGGTACTGGGTGTCCTGCTGACGCGTCGTTGATATGGAAGATCCTCGTCACGCACAAGGGCCTGCTAATAACGTCCTCGGCATCGGCCAGCGTATTTTAACGACGCTGGTTGGGATTGCCGAAACGCGCGTCCGGCTGGCAGTGGTCGAACTGGAAGAGGAGAAAGCGAACCTCTTCCAGATGCTGCTGATGCTCGGGCTGACCATGCTCTTCGCCGCGTTTGGTCTGATGAGCCTGATGGTGTTAATCATCTGGGCCATTGACCCGCAGTATCGACTTAACGCGATGATTGCCACGACCGTCGTTCTGCTGGTCGCGGCGCTGATTGGCGGCATATGGACGATGCGTAAAGCGCGCAGGTCCACTTTCCTGCGCCACACGCGCCAGGAACTGGCTAACGATCGCGCCCTGCTGGAGGATGACAAGCCGTGAGCGATAAAGCGGAACGTCAGAAGCGAAAAGCGTACCTGTTAAGTCAGATCCAGCAGCAGCGGCTGGATCTGTCTGCCAGCCGCCGTGACTGGATCGACGCGACGCGACGGTTTGACCGTGGCTGGAATACCTTCCTGAGCCTGCGTTCGTGGGCACTGGTCGGCAGCAGCGTGATGGCTATCTGGACGGTTCGTCATCCGAATATGCTCATCCGCTGGGCCCGACGCGGTTTTGGTGCATGGAGCGCCTGGCGTCTGGTCAAAGCAACGTTGCGGCAACAACAGCTGCGGTGATAAACGCAAAACGGTAACTCAGGTTACCGTTTTTTGTTTCTGCCCTTCTCCCCGTGGGCTGAGGGCACCAGCGCGCACCTGCCCTTACTCAATATCTTTGAAGAAGATTGACAGTTTTCCTTGCTAACAATTGCTACCCGCCCCGTTTACACTCCTCTCCATCGACAGCAGAGCCGCGGTATCAACGCGGAATTGCAGACAAATAATGTTCAGCCGCTTATGTGGTTTCCTGGAGAGTAAAATGAAAAAATTAGAAGATGTTGGTGTACTGGTCGCGCGTATTCTGATGCCAATTCTGTTTATCGTGGCAGGTTGGGGCAAAATTACCGGTTATGCGGGTACCCAGCAGTATATGGAAGCCATGGGCGTTCCGGGGTTCCTGTTGCCACTGACCATTCTGCTTGAGTTTGGCGGCGGCCTGGCGGTTCTGTTCGGCTTCCTGACCCGCACCACCGCGCTGTTTACCGCAGGCTTCACCTTGCTGACCGCGTTCATCTTCCATAGCAACTTTGCTGAAGGCGTGAACTCACTGATGTTTATGAAAAACCTGACCATCGCGGGTGGCTTCCTGCTGCTGGCGATTACCGGCCCAGGCGCATACAGCATCGACCGCGTTCTGAATAAGAAATGGTAAGCACGCTATACTGAATAAACACAAAGCGAGGAGACATCTCCTCGCTTTTGCTATCTGACGGAGGAGTAAAAAATGGGACAACTCGTAGACGGCGTCTGGCAGGATGTCTGGTATGACACCAAATCCACCGGTGGACGCTTTAAGCGCTCTGTTTCGGCCTTCCGTAACTGGCTGACCGCCGACGGCGCACCCGGCCCGAGTGGCGAAGGGGGCTTTGCGGCGGAGAAAGATCGTTATCATCTTTATGTTTCCCTCGCCTGCCCGTGGGCGCACCGCACGCTGATCGTGCGCAAGCTAAAAGGCCTCGAATCCTTCATTCCGGTTTCAGTCGTCAACCCGTTGATGCTGGAAAACGGCTGGACGTTCGACAGTGATTTCCCCGCTGCGACCGGTGATGACCTGTATCACCACGATTTCCTCTACCAGCTCTACCTGCGCGCCGATCCGCACTACACCGGACGCGTGACCGTGCCGGTGCTGTGGGACAAGAAAAACCAGACGATAGTCAGCAATGAGTCCGCGGAAATCATCCGCATGTTCAATACCGCGTTTGATGCGCACGGCGCCCGCGCCGGGGATTACTACCCGGTTGAACTGCGCGATAAGATTGACGAGCTGAACAGCTGGATTTACGACAACGTCAACAACGGTGTCTATAAGGCCGGTTTCGCCACCAGCCAGGAAGCCTATGACGAAGCGGTCGGAAAGGTGTTTGAATCGCTGGAGCGCCTGGAGCAGATCCTGGGCCAGCATCGCTACCTGACGGGCGATCGCCTGACGGAAGCGGACATTCGCCTGTGGACCACGCTGGTTCGCTTTGACCCGGTCTATGTCACCCACTTTAAGTGCGATAAACACCGCATCAGCGACTACCTGAACCTGTATGGTTTCCTGCGAGACATCTACCAGATGCCGGGGATCGCGGAGACGGTCGATTTTGACCATATTCGCACCCACTATTTCCGCAGCCACAAGACCATCAACCCGACGGGCATCATCTCCATTGGCCCGTGGCAGGATCTGGATGAACCGCACGGGCGCGACGTGCGTTTCGGATAATTATTTAGGGAATCAATTGATTCCCTTTTTTAATTCACAGCATACATCTATCCTTACCTCGATCGCTTAGAAAACAAGTGATTGACTGATTAAGAGGCAAGGAAAATGGACTGGTATTTAAAAGTACTGCGCAACTACGTTGGATTTGGTGGCCGCGCCCGCCGCAAAGAGTACTGGATGTTCGTTCTGGTGAACTTCGTCCTGATTATGGTGCTGGGCATCGTGGATAAAATCCTCGGCTGGGAGCGCGCTGGCGGTGAAGGCGTACTCACTACGATTTATGGCTTGCTCGTTTTGCTGCCTTCATGGGCCGTGCTGTTTCGTCGTCTCCACGACACCGATCGTTCGGCGTGGTGGCTGCTGTTGCTGTTAATCCCGCTTGTCGGCTGGATCGTGATTTTAATTTTCAACTGTCAGAGCGGGACGCCGGGCGAAAACCGCTTTGGTCCGGATCCTAAGATCGGCGCGTAAATTACTGCCCGGTGGCGCTTACGCTTACCGGGCCTGCTCGCTTATTTGTTGTGATGCGCAAACAGCTTTGGAATTTCGCGCAGGCACCACGATTTGGCTTCGCCCATGCTGTCGCGGCGCCACGCCATAATAATGTCCACTTCGCTGGTATACTCCGGGCTCACCACCCTCAGTCGCCCTTCCGCAATATCTTTTTCGACAAACGGGTAGGGCATCGTCGCCACGCCCAAACCGGCCAGCAGCGCCTGCCGCTTGTTTTCCAGTGACGTGACCGTCAGACGCGGCTGTTTATCCAGCAGCTGAACCGTCAGCACCGGACGCTCGCGCGCGGTATCCGCCACCGCCACGCCGCGGTACTTCACGCGCGTCACTTCAGAGAGCGGCTCCGGCTCCTGGTGAATCGGGTGATCCGGCGCGGCGACGTAAACGTTCATGACGCTGTAGAGCTTGCGCGAGTTGATTTCTGACGATGAGCGGAAATGCATGTCAGGCGCAATGACGATATCCGCCCTGCCCGTCTCCAGACGCTCCCACGCCCCGGCCAGCACCTCGGTGATGATCGACAGCTGCGTATTGGCCTTCGCCGCCAGGCGGTCCACCAGCGGGAACAGCGCTTCGGTCGGCACCAGCGCTTCGGTGACTAACGTCAGGTGGGTTTCCCAGCCTCGCGCCAGCGCTTCGGCGTCCGTGGTGAGCTTGTCCGCCGCTTCCAGCAGCACGCGACCTCGCTCCAGCAGCATCCGCCCCACGTTGGTGAATTTTGTTCGATGACCGGAGCGATCGAAGAGCACGACGTCCAGCTCTTCCTCCAGTTTTTGCATGGTGTAGCTTAGCGCAGACGGAACGCGCCCCAGTTCATCTGCCGCCGCGGCAAAGCTGCCGCGCCGGTCAATCGCGTCCATGACGCGAAGCGCCTCAAGCGTCAATGCTCTCTCTTTAGCCATCTCGTTCTCATTCAGGAAATTTGAACATACCAGGCAGAATATCTGGCTAACAATGCAGCGTCCATACCTTTACCATTGTTTTAGTGTAAAGAGAGGTCAAGTTTATGATTACGACAAGAACAGCGAAACAGTGCGGACAAGCCGATTTCGGTTGGCTGCAGGCCCGCTACACCTTTTCCTTTGGACACTACTTTGACCCTAAACTCCTCGGTTACGCTTCACTGCGCGTGTTGAACCAGGAAGTGCTCGCCCCGGGCGCCTCCTTCCAGCCGCGTACGTATCCGAAAGTCGATATCCTGAACCTGATCCTGGAAGGCGAGGCAGAATACCGCGATAGCGAGGGCAATCATGTCCAGGCAAAGGCTGGCGAAGCGTTGTTAATTTCCACGCAGCCGGGCATCAGCTACAGCGAGCATAACCTCAGCAAAGACAAAACGCTGACGCGCATGCAGCTGTGGCTCGACGCCTGCCCTGAGCGAGAAAACCCGCTGGTGCAGAAAATAGATCTGAAGGGCGATAAACAGCAGCTGATTGCCTCGCCTGACGGCAGCAAGGACAGCTTGCAGCTGCGACAGCAGGTATGGCTGCACCATATCGAACTGAAAAAAGGTGAACAGGCAAGCTTCCAGCTGCACGGCCCGCGCGCCTATTTGCAGTCCATTCACGGTACGGTGCATGCGGTAACGCACGCGGAAGAGAAAGAAGCGCTCACCTGCGGCGACGGGGCGTTTATTCGTGACGAAGCGAATATCACCCTGGTGGCAGATACGCCGCTGCGCGCGCTGCTGATTGATTTGCCGGTTTAAGAGTTGCTCGATCGGACCCTCTCCCCTTTGGGAAGAGGGTCGAATGCCAATCGCTACACCTTACTCGCCATAATCTCAATAATCTGCCGGTCCGTTGCCTGCATTGAGCGGCACGCCAGGGCGCACAGGTTAGAGATAGACTGTTCTACGTCGTGGGCCACAATTCCTTCGTTACCCGTCACGCCCGACTCATCCAGCGCCATCATCACGGCTTTCCAGGCGCTGGTGACGCTGGTCGAGACTTTCATGGCGCAGCTGTTAGACGCCCCGTCGCAGATCATCCCGCTGACGTCACCGATCATACTGCCGATGGCCATTGCAATCGTCTGATAGCTTCCGCCCATCAGCCACGCCATCCCTGCGGCGGCCCCCATACCGGCCGTTGTCGCCGCACACAGCGCGGACAAACGCGGAAGCTGGTAATGGATGTAGATAGCCGACAGATGCGAGAGCATCAGCGCCCGCGCCAGCCGTTCGTCATCGGCCTGAACATGTTCAGCGACCACGACAACCGGCATGGTGGCTGTAATTCCCTGATTCCCGGAGCCCGAGTTACTCATCGCCGGCAGCGTCGCACCGCCCATGCGGGCATCCGAGGCCGCACTGGTGCGGATAACGATGTCTGAACCCAGATCCTGCGCCATCCATCCGCGTGCGCGCTGCTTATTGAGGGTGGTGCCAATGTGTAGCCCCCACTTCCCGCTAAGCCCTTCACGAGAGAGCGCGTCGTTCAGTTGCCCTGCTTCCAGGATAAAGCGGATCGCCTCGAACGGTACCTGTTCGACAAACTCCAGGATCTGCGAGAGCGTGGTGTTTGACAGTACAGCCAGCGGATCGTTACTTACCTCGGCCTGCCGCTCGTCAAGACTGAAGCGCGTTTCGCCGTGACAAACCACCTCCACCACGCGGGTATGTCCGCCCGCAATGGTCACCATGGCCGAGGCCTCACCGGCGTAGACGCAGGCACGTGAATAGAGGATCTCATCGCACGGCTCCTGCAATTTCACCTGCACCAGACCGGCGTTAAGCATTGCTTTGGCCCGCGCCAGCGCATCGGCGGTGACATCTTTCAGCACTTCCAGCCCCGCCTGCGCATTGCCACCGATGGCACCCAGCGCCGCCGCAATGGGCAGCCCGACCATGCCGGTGCCCGGCACCGTTACGCCAAGCCCGTTCTTCATCAGATTCGGCGATACCCACGCCTCAATCTTCGTGACGTCGCCGGGCAGTTGCTCTGCGGCAATCGCACAGGCAAGGGCCAGAGAAACGGGCTCGGTGCACCCCAGCGCAGGCTTAACTTCTTCCTGCACTACGCGAATAAATTGATTCCATAAAGGATGAGTTTGCTCAGACATCGTTACGACCTTATTTGCCCTCAGGAAAATGCGAGGAAAGGAGAAACACAAAGCAGCAGCCCGGTGATGACAATAATCACCAGCGATACGCCCTTATATTTATGCAGCGCCGGTACCTTGTAGACCAGCCACGCAGGGATCAGGCAGCCCACCATGCCGAAGATGGGGCTACAGATAGAGGTGAAGCTCAGTACCGGCGCGTTTAACACGATCGCGCTCCAGGCCAGCAGGATAGCGAACAGCATGATCCCGCGCTGGACGATGCTTTCATTAATACGTTCAGCCGGCATTTTACGGCGCAGGATATTCATCACGATCCCCTGCGTGGCTTCGCGGAAGCCGAGATAGACGCCGAAGAAGGCGGTCATCACGGCAAAAATATTGAGGATCACGCTGACGATTTTGACCCAGCCCGCGCCGTCGCCGCTGATAAACTGCGCCGCAATCGCCAGGGCGGAAATGTTCTGCTCGTAGGCTTTCACCGCTTCGTCGTGTCCCATCGCCAGGGTGAAAGAGACGGCGTAGAAGAAGACCGTGACAAAGAGTATGCCAAAGGCGATATTCATCGCCCGCAGCGCCTTATGACGCGCCACCTCAACGGATTTTTCCCGTGAACGATAGGAAATCACCATCGGGCTTAAGGTCTGGATAAACAGAATGGAGGTTAAGGTAAAGGGCAGCGTAATAATGGCATTTTTTATCAGCAACCCCATCGGCGGCAGCATACCGACGTTGGCTAAATGCCAGAGGCCGATCATTGAAAGCCCCAGCGCCGCCACCACAAATAATTTGGTCAGCACCATCAGGCTGGAGACTTTAAACAGCAGCTTTTCACCGCGCGAAGAGATGGCAACCAGAATACAGATCAGGAATAAGCCGTAGAAGGGATTTTCCGACAGCAACCCCTCGGTGACACCGAAAGTGTGCAAATAGGATGCGCTGTCGTTGGTGATAGCCGTGGAATAGACAAACATCCAGATGACCAGCATCACGAAATAAAGTGCACCTAATAAGATGCCCCAGTTTTTACCTAAATAACCGCTAATCACGCTCGGGTAGTCTTTACATTCCGGGGATTCCGCCAGCGTATTAATAAATAATCGCTGGAAGAGGTACATGGCCGGATAGCCAATAATCGAGGAGAGCAAAAAGACCCACAGCCCCATTAATCCAACCTGCACCGGAAGAAAAACGATACCCGCGCCGATAGCCATCCCGATACTCATGATGACCCAGCCCGTGTCGGTGCTGTCGAATTTGATCGCCTCTCGCCATTCGCTTTCGCTCATTCCCGCCCGCCTTGCCGCAGGGGAATCACTCACAATCACACTGCTGTTTGTTGCCATATTCATTGGGCACTCGCTTATTTTGTAGGGTAAACAATTGTTTTTATTAGGTTCCGATCGCCAGCGATTGCGAGTCAGAGAGCAGCAGGTGTTTGTTATTGGTGTGAGGAAATCATAGCCGGAGCAAGGGAGAAAAAAGTCACAAGTTTTATAGGGATTTCCTGACACTGAAGGAAAAATTGCTACTGGAGGTGGAAACGAGGAGGGTATTTTCTAAATGTGACAATATTCACGAAATTAAAAGCCTCCTCTAAGGAGGAGGCACAATGGCAATTGGAATTACATCGCTTGCGTAAACGTCCGCGAAATCACGTCCTGCTGCTGCTCGCGCGTCAGAGCGTTAAACCGTACTGCATAGCCGGATACGCGAATTGTCAGGTTCGGGTAGTTCTCCGGATGGGCAATGGCATCCAGCAGCATCTCCCGGTTCATGACGTTGACGTTCAGGTGCTGCCCGCCCTCAATAGACGCTTCGTGATGGAAGTACCCATCCAGCAGCCCCACCAGGTTGGTTTTGCGCACCAGTTCATCCTTGCCCAGCGCCTGCGGCACAATGGAGAAGGTATAGGAGATCCCGTCTTTCGCGTAGGTAAACGGCAGCTTGGCGACCGACGTTAGCGAAGCCACCGCCCCTTTCCTGTCGCGACCGTGCATTGGGTTGGCGCCAGGCGCAAACGGCGTGCCGCCGCGGCGTCCGTCCGGCGTGTTGCCCGTTTTCTGGCCGTAGACCACGTTGGAGGTGATAGTCAGGATCGACTGAGTCGGCACCGCGTTGCGATACGTCGGCAGCGCCTGGATCTTCTTCATAAATCGCTCCACCAGGTCGCAGGCGATGCTGTCCACGCGATCGTCATTATTGCCGTACTGCGGATAGTCGCCTTCTATGACGAAGTCCACCGCCAAACCGGTGTGGTCGCGCACTGGTTTCACCGTGGCGTACTTAATCGCCGACAGGGAATCCGCCGCCACCGACAGCCCGGCAATGCCGCAGGCCATGGTGCGATAGACGTCACGATCGTGCAGCGCCATCAGCGAGGCTTCGTAACTGTACTTATCATGCATGTAGTGAATGAGATTCAGCGCGCTGATGTACTGCACCGCCAGCCAGTCCATAAAGTGGTCGAGGCTCGCCATCACGGTGTCGTAATCCAGCACCTCATCCAGCAGCGGCTCGGTTTTCGGGCCGACCTGGATCTTCAGCTTCTCGTCCACCCCGCCGTTGATCGCGTACAGCAGCGTTTTAGCGAGGTTGGCGCGTGCGCCAAAGAACTGCATCTGCTTGCCGATCACCATTGGGCTGACGCAGCAGGCAATGGCGTAGTCGTCGCTGTTGAAGTCGGCGCGCATAAGATCGTCGTTCTCATACTGCAGCGACGAGGTGACGATCGACACCTGCGCGGCGTATTTCTTAAACGCGATCGGCAGCTGTTCAGACCAGAGGATCGTCAGGTTCGGCTCCGGCGCGGGCCCCATGGTATGAAGGGTATGAAGGTAGCGGAAGCTGTTTTTTGTCACCAGCGTACGGCCATCCAGCCCCATGCCGCCGATCACCTCCGTGGCCCAGATCGGATCGCCGGAGAAGAGCGTGTCGAACTCCGGCGTGCGCAGGAAGCGCACCATGCGGATCTTCATGATGAAGTGGTCGATCAGCTCCTGGGCCTGCGCCTCGTTAAGCCGCCCCGCCTGCATGTCGCGTTCAATGTAGATATCAAGGAACGAGGCCGTGCGCCCCAGCGACATCGCCCCGCCGTTCTGGGATTTCACTGCGGCAAGGTAGGCAAAGTAGACCCACTGCACCGCTTCCTGCGCGTTCATCGCCGGACGTGAAATATCAAAGCCATAGTTCGCCGCCATCTGCTGGATCTGCAGCAACGCACGCTTATGCTCCGCCAGTTCCTCGCGCAGGCGGATCGTCGCCTCCAGATCTTCGCCGCGCTCCAGCCTCCCCTGCAGATCGGCAAACTGCAGTTCACGCTCGCGCACCAGATAGCTGATGCCGTACAGCGCCACACGGCGGTAATCGCCGATAATGCGCCCGCGCCCGTAGCCGTCCGGCAGACCGGTCAGCACGCCAGATTTACGGCAGCGCATCATCTCCGGGGAGTAAACGTCAAACACGCCCTGGTTGTGGGTTTTACGCAGGTCGGTAAACAGGTATTCGAACTGCGGATCCATTTCCCGCCCGTAGGCTTCGAACGAGCTGCGGATCATGTTGATCCCGCCGTACGGATGCAGGGCGCGCTTGAGCGGCTTGTCGGTTTGCAGGCCGACGATCGTCTCAAGATCCTGGTCGATATAGCCCGGTCCGTGGGCGGTAATGGTGGTGGCAATGTTGGTGTCGAAATCCACCGGGGCGTGGGTGGCATTCTCCTGGCGAATGCCGACCATCACCTTCTGCCACAGCGCCGTCGTTGCTGGCGTCGCCTGCGCGAGGAAAGCTTCATCGCCTTCATAAGGGGTGTAGTTATGCTGAATAAAATCGCGGACGTTAACGGCGTTTTTCCATTCTTCACCGCGAAACCCGGCCCATGCGTCGCTGTAGGGCGCGACGCCCGTATCGATTGTTACTTTCATCAGATTCTCGCTTTATCAGGCGTAAGCCGCAGCCGGGATGACCTTCCCAAGACGGAGGGCGTCCAGCGCGATCATTTTTTCTTCGTTGGTAGGGATAACCGCGCAGGTCACGCGGGACGACTCGGTGG harbors:
- a CDS encoding pirin family protein, whose protein sequence is MITTRTAKQCGQADFGWLQARYTFSFGHYFDPKLLGYASLRVLNQEVLAPGASFQPRTYPKVDILNLILEGEAEYRDSEGNHVQAKAGEALLISTQPGISYSEHNLSKDKTLTRMQLWLDACPERENPLVQKIDLKGDKQQLIASPDGSKDSLQLRQQVWLHHIELKKGEQASFQLHGPRAYLQSIHGTVHAVTHAEEKEALTCGDGAFIRDEANITLVADTPLRALLIDLPV
- a CDS encoding L-cysteine desulfidase family protein, translating into MSEQTHPLWNQFIRVVQEEVKPALGCTEPVSLALACAIAAEQLPGDVTKIEAWVSPNLMKNGLGVTVPGTGMVGLPIAAALGAIGGNAQAGLEVLKDVTADALARAKAMLNAGLVQVKLQEPCDEILYSRACVYAGEASAMVTIAGGHTRVVEVVCHGETRFSLDERQAEVSNDPLAVLSNTTLSQILEFVEQVPFEAIRFILEAGQLNDALSREGLSGKWGLHIGTTLNKQRARGWMAQDLGSDIVIRTSAASDARMGGATLPAMSNSGSGNQGITATMPVVVVAEHVQADDERLARALMLSHLSAIYIHYQLPRLSALCAATTAGMGAAAGMAWLMGGSYQTIAMAIGSMIGDVSGMICDGASNSCAMKVSTSVTSAWKAVMMALDESGVTGNEGIVAHDVEQSISNLCALACRSMQATDRQIIEIMASKV
- a CDS encoding SLC5/6 family protein, producing MNMATNSSVIVSDSPAARRAGMSESEWREAIKFDSTDTGWVIMSIGMAIGAGIVFLPVQVGLMGLWVFLLSSIIGYPAMYLFQRLFINTLAESPECKDYPSVISGYLGKNWGILLGALYFVMLVIWMFVYSTAITNDSASYLHTFGVTEGLLSENPFYGLFLICILVAISSRGEKLLFKVSSLMVLTKLFVVAALGLSMIGLWHLANVGMLPPMGLLIKNAIITLPFTLTSILFIQTLSPMVISYRSREKSVEVARHKALRAMNIAFGILFVTVFFYAVSFTLAMGHDEAVKAYEQNISALAIAAQFISGDGAGWVKIVSVILNIFAVMTAFFGVYLGFREATQGIVMNILRRKMPAERINESIVQRGIMLFAILLAWSAIVLNAPVLSFTSICSPIFGMVGCLIPAWLVYKVPALHKYKGVSLVIIVITGLLLCVSPFLAFS
- the pflB gene encoding formate C-acetyltransferase, translated to MKVTIDTGVAPYSDAWAGFRGEEWKNAVNVRDFIQHNYTPYEGDEAFLAQATPATTALWQKVMVGIRQENATHAPVDFDTNIATTITAHGPGYIDQDLETIVGLQTDKPLKRALHPYGGINMIRSSFEAYGREMDPQFEYLFTDLRKTHNQGVFDVYSPEMMRCRKSGVLTGLPDGYGRGRIIGDYRRVALYGISYLVRERELQFADLQGRLERGEDLEATIRLREELAEHKRALLQIQQMAANYGFDISRPAMNAQEAVQWVYFAYLAAVKSQNGGAMSLGRTASFLDIYIERDMQAGRLNEAQAQELIDHFIMKIRMVRFLRTPEFDTLFSGDPIWATEVIGGMGLDGRTLVTKNSFRYLHTLHTMGPAPEPNLTILWSEQLPIAFKKYAAQVSIVTSSLQYENDDLMRADFNSDDYAIACCVSPMVIGKQMQFFGARANLAKTLLYAINGGVDEKLKIQVGPKTEPLLDEVLDYDTVMASLDHFMDWLAVQYISALNLIHYMHDKYSYEASLMALHDRDVYRTMACGIAGLSVAADSLSAIKYATVKPVRDHTGLAVDFVIEGDYPQYGNNDDRVDSIACDLVERFMKKIQALPTYRNAVPTQSILTITSNVVYGQKTGNTPDGRRGGTPFAPGANPMHGRDRKGAVASLTSVAKLPFTYAKDGISYTFSIVPQALGKDELVRKTNLVGLLDGYFHHEASIEGGQHLNVNVMNREMLLDAIAHPENYPNLTIRVSGYAVRFNALTREQQQDVISRTFTQAM